A region from the Peromyscus maniculatus bairdii isolate BWxNUB_F1_BW_parent chromosome 5, HU_Pman_BW_mat_3.1, whole genome shotgun sequence genome encodes:
- the LOC143273266 gene encoding ral guanine nucleotide dissociation stimulator-like: MDTISIFLDIRIEKFPEDFCQASDLSILKQVKNYLIVNIPHSDVLNRFNELLTQLQTEVASDSEASTEEASDMPTSASHL, encoded by the exons ATGGA CACCATCTCCATCTTCCTGGATATACGGATTGAGAAGTTCCCTGAGGATTTTTGCCAGGCATCAGACCTGTCCATTCTGAAACAAGTGAAGAACTACTTGATTGTCAACATTCCCCATTCAGATGTTCTCAACCGTTTCAATGAACTCCTGACCCAGCTGCAGACAGAGGTGGCCAGTGACTCAGaggccagcactgaggaagccTCAG ATATGCCTACATCAGCCTCACATCTTTAG